In Rutidosis leptorrhynchoides isolate AG116_Rl617_1_P2 chromosome 2, CSIRO_AGI_Rlap_v1, whole genome shotgun sequence, one genomic interval encodes:
- the LOC139892228 gene encoding xyloglucan endotransglucosylase protein 1-like gives MKGTSYLTFKECVTILVMASLVATTLAGNFYNDFDITFGGARAKILNGGQDLTLSLDQYSGSGFQSKHEYLFGRFDMQLKLVPGNSAGTVTTFYLSSQGAAHDEIDFEFLGNSSGNPYTIHTNVFAQGKGDKEQQFHLWFDPSAAFHTYTILWNSQRIIFLIDNIPIRVFNNNEASGVPFPKNQPMRVYASLWNADDWATQGGRVKTDWTKAPFTASYRKFNANANMVVGGNQMPTSSGNENQAWSTQGLDAAGRNRLRWVHTKHMIYNYCDDKKRFPNGLPTECKRSRFL, from the exons ATGAAGGGAACAAGCTATTTAACCTTTAAAGAATGTGTAACTATTCTAGTTATGGCAAGTCTAGTAGCCACAACATTGGCAGGCAACTTTTACAACGATTTCGACATCACTTTCGGCGGCGCACGAGCTAAGATACTCAACGGAGGTCAGGATCTCACACTTTCACTTGACCAATATTCCGGCTCGGGATTTCAATCGAAGCATGAGTACTTATTCGGAAGGTTCGACATGCAACTTAAGCTAGTCCCTGGCAACTCTGCTGGCACAGTCACCACCTTTTAT TTATCGTCACAAGGCGCCGCGCATGATGAGATTGATTTCGAGTTCTTGGGTAATTCATCTGGAAACCCTTATACGATTCACACCAATGTATTCGCACAAGGAAAAGGCGACAAGGAACAACAATTTCACCTTTGGTTTGACCCTAGTGCCGCCTTCCACACCTACACTATTCTATGGAACTCTCAAAGGATCAT TTTCTTGATAGATAATATTCCTATAAGGGTGTTTAACAACAATGAAGCTTCTGGTGTCCCATTTCCTAAGAACCAACCAATGAGGGTGTATGCAAGCCTTTGGAACGCGGATGATTGGGCAACCCAAGGTGGACGCGTTAAGACCGACTGGACAAAAGCACCATTCACCGCTTCCTATAGAAAATTCAACGCCAATGCGAACATGGTTGTTGGTGGTAATCAAATGCCAACAAGTTCTGGAAATGAAAACCAGGCATGGAGTACTCAAGGACTAGATGCTGCAGGGAGAAACCGACTTCGATGGGTGCATACCAAACACATGATCTATAACTATTGTGACGACAAGAAACGATTCCCCAACGGTCTTCCAACAGAATGCAAACGATCTAGATTCCTCTAA